A single window of Phoenix dactylifera cultivar Barhee BC4 unplaced genomic scaffold, palm_55x_up_171113_PBpolish2nd_filt_p 000117F, whole genome shotgun sequence DNA harbors:
- the LOC120104814 gene encoding probable long-chain-alcohol O-fatty-acyltransferase 5, with product IPISRRPTPSLLNPFHRSHPFSSAERSPSSRWGESLLMQALSKRRTWVFLFLVVYSLLLSSSWNLLLSIRSWYNSAAASASSRATAGWKALYASVLYGGVFGLLSMGAALAVAVPATLVTWITILVLLALFKLLLLAFGLGPLCPSLPLLPFLFTSFFPVKIQTKPKPKPPISSSLSTLHRLITVVRVLLLATIISSYRYSDRMHPYLLLAIYCCHIYLILDLGLASIAKIATGLLGLELEPQFNNPLGASSLQDFWGRRWNLMVSSILRPSVYDPVQARWGLDAGILATFFVSGLMHELMFYYLTLALPTGEVTAFFVLHGLLTVVERKARKAG from the coding sequence ATCCCCATCTCACGCCGACCGACTCCCTCTCTTCTCAACCCTTTTCACCGATCTCATCCATTCTCCTCCGCCGAGCGCTCTCCGTCGTCGCGATGGGGGGAGTCGCTGCTGATGCAGGCGTTGAGCAAGCGGCGGACGtgggtcttcctcttcctcgtcgtctactccctcctcctctcctcctcctggaacctcctcctctccatccgcTCCTGGTACAACTCGGCggccgcctccgcctcctcccgCGCCACCGCCGGCTGGAAGGCCCTCTACGCCTCCGTGCTCTACGGAGGGGTCTTTGGCCTGCTCTCCATGGGGGCGGCGCTGGCCGTGGCGGTGCCGGCCACGTTGGTCACCTGGATCACGATCCTCGTGCTACTCGCCCTCTTCAAGCTCCTCCTCCTTGCCTTCGGCCTCGGCCCCCTCTGcccctccctcccccttctccccttcCTGTTCACCTCCTTCTTCCCTGTCAAGATCCAAACCAAACCCAAGCCCAAACCTCCCATCTCTTCATCTTTATCCACCCTTCACCGCCTCATCACTGTCGTCAGGGTTCTCCTCTTGGCCACCATCATCTCCAGCTACCGCTATAGTGATAGAATGCATCCGTACCTCCTCCTCGCCATCTACTGCTGCCACATCTACCTGATCCTAGATCTCGGTCTCGCCTCCATTGCCAAGATCGCCACCGGTCTCCTTGGCCTCGAGCTGGAGCCCCAGTTCAACAACCCCTTAGGCGCCTCCTCCCTTCAGGACTTCTGGGGCCGCCGCTGGAACCTCATGGTCTCTTCCATCCTCCGCCCCTCCGTCTACGACCCCGTTCAAGCCCGCTGGGGGCTCGACGCCGGCATCCTCGCCACCTTCTTCGTCTCCGGCCTCATGCACGAGCTCATGTTCTACTACCTCACCTTGGCACTTCCCACCGGGGAGGTTACCGCGTTCTTCGTCCTCCACGGGCTGCTCACGGTGGTGGAGAGGAAGGCCCGGAAGGCCGGCTAG
- the LOC103720089 gene encoding uncharacterized protein LOC103720089 — protein sequence MKSKASTFLKQVFSAIVSMVKAKSMAVKSKASAMKSRLLIFGLLRHRRLLMSAINHKIHALMGQEKEGGSPTNTEDRSKAIVLYNAGKNEDPPSTMYTEAVSCEDGYDDDDDDDDYPDLTHSLFDDEDEDDGLGDATGSVIDLVRNSKEDGSEFRLEDEIDHVADVFIRRFRRQMRMQKLESFKRYQEMLERSV from the coding sequence ATGAAGAGCAAGGCTTCCACCTTCCTCAAGCAGGTATTCTCTGCTATTGTCAGCATGGTGAAGGCCAAGTCTATGGCCGTGAAGAGCAAAGCTAGTGCTATGAAGAGCCGGCTCCTCATTTTTGGACTCCTTCGGCACAGGAGGCTGCTGATGAGTGCAATCAACCACAAGATCCATGCACTGATGggccaagagaaagaaggaggaaGTCCCACCAACACTGAGGACCGCAGCAAGGCGATAGTGCTTTATAATGCAGGTAAAAACGAGGATCCGCCAAGCACCATGTATACTGAGGCAGTCAGCTGCGAAGATGgctatgatgatgatgatgatgatgatgattatcCAGACCTTACGCACTcactatttgatgatgaggatgaggatgatGGACTTGGTGACGCTACTGGATCGGTGATCGATCTGGTTAGGAACTCCAAGGAGGATGGCTCAGAATTCAGGCTCGAGGACGAGATCGACCATGTGGCTGATGTGTTCATAAGGAGGTTCCGTAGGCAGATGAGGATGCAGAAGCTGGAGTCCTTCAAGAGGTATCAAGAGATGTTGGAAAGGAGTGTGTAG